In the genome of Patagioenas fasciata isolate bPatFas1 chromosome 12, bPatFas1.hap1, whole genome shotgun sequence, one region contains:
- the CHRNB4 gene encoding neuronal acetylcholine receptor subunit beta-4: protein MRNTYTLLLFVMGSFYLNGSTAADAEEKLMNHLLSPDRYNKLIRPAVNSSQLVSIELQVSLAQLISVNEREQIMTTNVWVNQEWIDYRLAWKPSDYEGINKLRIPAKHIWLPDIVLYNNADGTYEVSLYTNAIVKNNGSIRWLPPAIYKSACKIEVKHFPFDQQNCTLKFRSWTYDHTEIDMVLKTSTASMDDFTPSGEWDIVALPGRRTVNPSDPNYVDVTYDFIIKRKPLFYTINLIIPCVLITSLAILVFYLPSDCGEKMTLCISVLLALTVFLLLISKIVPPTSLDVPLIGKYLMFTMVLVTFSIVTSVCVLNVHHRSPSTHTMPPWVKLVFLERLPAYLFMKRPENSSPRQKLCNCKKTKAENPCMEPADFYKNSTYFLNTASAKKYDMKITETLDNVSSHRDFRLRTGTKFSPEVQEAIDGVSFIAEHMRSDDNDQSVIEDWKYVAMVVDRLFLWIFVLVCVLGTVGLFLQPLFQNHTAATNP from the exons ATGAGGAATACGTACACCCTCCTTCTCTTTGTAATGGGCTCCTTTTATTTGAATG GAAGCACCGCAGCAGATGCTGAAGAAAAGCTAATGAACCACCTACTGAGTCCTGACAGGTACAATAAGTTAATTCGACCAGCTGTCAACTCATCCCAGTTGGTATCTATAGAACTGCAGGTTAGCCTGGCACAGCTCATCAGCGTG AATGAACGGGAGCAGATCATGACGACAAATGTCTGGGTGAACCAG GAGTGGATTGATTATCGTTTGGCTTGGAAGCCCTCTGACTATGAAGGAATAAATAAGCTGAGAATACCTGCAAAACACATCTGGTTGCCAGACATTGTGCTTTATAATAA CGCGGATGGCACATATGAAGTTTCACTATACACAAACGCAATTGTAAAGAATAATGGCAGCATTCGCTGGTTGCCGCCAGCCATTTACAAGAGTGCCTGCAAGATCGAAGTTAAGCATTTCCCAtttgatcaacaaaactgcacaCTGAAGTTCCGGTCTTGGACATACGATCACACAGAAATTGATATGGTGCTTAAAACTTCCACGGCAAGCATGGACGACTTTACACCAAGTGGAGAGTGGGACATTGTAGCACTCCCAGGAAGAAGGACTGTAAACCCTTCGGACCCTAATTATGTCGATGTGACATATGACTTCATTATTAAAAGGAAACCTCTTTTTTACACCATCAATCTTATCATTCCCTGTGTACTAATTACATCCTTAGCCATCCTGGTGTTCTACTTGCCTTCAGACTGTGGTGAAAAAATGACCTTATGTATATCTGTGTTGCTTGCCTTGACTGTGTTCTTGCTGCTGATCTCCAAAATTGTCCCTCCAACATCTCTAGATGTTCCACTGATTGGGAAGTATCTCATGTTTACAATGGTACTAGTGACCTTCTCAATAGTTACCAGTGTCTGTGTACTCAACGTCCACCACAGATCTCCAAGTACTCACACTATGCCCCCTTGGGTCAAGCTGGTTTTCCTTGAAAGACTCCCAGCCTATCTGTTCATGAAGCGTCCAGAAAATAGTTCTCCACGGCAAAAGCTGTGCAACTGCAAAAAGACAAAAGCAGAAAATCCTTGTATGGAGCCAGCCGACTTCTACAAGAACTCTACCTATTTTTTGAATACAGCCTCTGCCAAAAAATATGATATGAAAATCACTGAGACTCTTGACAATGTCAGCAGTCATCGAGACTTTAGGTTAAGAACAGGCACGAAATTTTCTCCTGAAGTCCAAGAGGCAATTGATGGAGTCAGTTTTATAGCAGAGCACATGAGAAGTGATGACAACGACCAGAGT GTCATTGAAGATTGGAAGTATGTTGCCATGGTAGTGGACAGGCTGTTTCTCTGGATATTCGTCCTTGTTTGCGTCCTGGGGACTGTTGGATTATTTCTGCAGCCACTTTTTCAAAACCACACTGCTGCCACGAACCCTTAG